Proteins found in one Gimesia chilikensis genomic segment:
- a CDS encoding DUF1501 domain-containing protein, with protein sequence MADTIPHFNIDPILTRRQMLQRCGTGLGSLGLASLMASEGMLNSAEGASGVNTESPMAPKTSHFPGKAKHVIHIFLNGGASQVDTFDPKPALAKYTGKMLPTENLRTERKTGAALPSPFKFKKYGESGLEVSELFSELGDCVDDIAFVRSMYTNVPNHEPSLMMMNCGDLIQPRPSMGAWVTYGLGTENQNLPGFVVMCPGGYPITESANWRSAFLPGAYQGTHIDTKHTDIEKLISNIRNKKQSLPEQRRQLDLLQALNRRHQEARAQESALESRIQSFELAYRMQMQASDVFDVSQEPQHIHEMYGSGVHARQMMIARRLVERGVRYVQLWHGAGQPWDNHDEIEKNHRRLAGECSQGIAALLKDLKQRGLLQDTIVVCGGEFGRTPVVELPTPGANAGKMNGRDHNNHGFTVWLAGGGVKGGQAYGATDEFGFAAVENKVHVHDLHATLLKLLGFDHERLTYRFAGRDFRLTDVHGRVVDELIA encoded by the coding sequence ATGGCTGATACTATCCCACATTTCAATATTGATCCGATTTTAACGCGGCGACAGATGTTGCAGCGGTGCGGTACCGGTCTGGGCTCGCTCGGACTCGCCTCACTGATGGCTTCTGAAGGAATGTTGAATTCTGCTGAGGGAGCTTCTGGGGTCAATACAGAATCGCCAATGGCACCGAAAACCTCTCATTTTCCGGGTAAAGCCAAGCACGTCATTCATATATTCCTGAATGGTGGGGCCTCTCAAGTCGATACATTCGACCCCAAGCCTGCGCTGGCGAAGTACACTGGTAAGATGCTGCCGACGGAAAACCTGCGGACAGAACGGAAAACCGGGGCCGCCCTGCCCTCACCGTTTAAATTTAAAAAGTACGGCGAGAGTGGTCTCGAAGTCAGCGAGCTGTTCTCTGAACTGGGAGACTGTGTCGACGATATCGCTTTCGTGCGGTCGATGTATACCAACGTGCCGAACCATGAGCCTTCTTTGATGATGATGAATTGTGGCGACCTGATTCAGCCACGCCCGAGTATGGGAGCCTGGGTGACTTATGGTTTGGGGACCGAAAACCAGAATCTCCCCGGTTTCGTAGTGATGTGCCCAGGTGGATATCCGATTACGGAGTCTGCTAACTGGCGTTCTGCTTTTCTGCCGGGTGCCTATCAGGGAACGCACATCGATACCAAACATACTGATATTGAGAAACTGATCAGCAATATCAGAAATAAGAAGCAGTCCCTGCCTGAGCAGCGTCGACAGCTTGACCTGTTGCAGGCTTTGAACCGTCGTCACCAGGAAGCACGGGCCCAGGAGTCTGCCCTGGAGTCCCGGATTCAGTCATTTGAGCTGGCTTATCGTATGCAGATGCAGGCATCAGATGTATTTGACGTCAGCCAGGAGCCACAGCACATCCACGAGATGTACGGTTCTGGAGTGCATGCCCGTCAGATGATGATTGCACGCCGATTGGTGGAACGTGGTGTCCGCTACGTGCAACTCTGGCATGGTGCCGGTCAGCCCTGGGACAACCATGATGAAATTGAGAAGAATCATCGACGTCTGGCTGGTGAGTGTTCTCAGGGAATTGCAGCATTACTCAAAGACCTGAAACAGCGTGGATTATTGCAGGATACGATCGTTGTTTGTGGTGGCGAATTTGGACGGACCCCGGTTGTTGAGCTCCCTACACCCGGAGCTAATGCTGGCAAAATGAATGGTCGTGACCACAACAACCATGGATTCACCGTCTGGCTGGCTGGAGGTGGAGTGAAAGGTGGGCAAGCCTACGGGGCAACCGATGAATTCGGATTTGCTGCTGTTGAAAATAAGGTGCATGTGCATGACCTGCATGCGACACTCTTGAAGCTGCTCGGATTTGATCATGAACGCCTGACCTACCGCTTTGCAGGTCGCGACTTCAGGTTGACTGATGTTCACGGCCGTGTTGTGGATGAACTGATTGCCTGA
- a CDS encoding hemolysin family protein: MVPLVITVLIALILFSGLLGFSLRDFSRSRLETLCTEAGVPDRFSEILRSHPTVLLAADICYLTGVILLSIILTRLYIHIPAEFNSLVVTAQFAAELLLGLLTAILVMLTLPWTLSRIAGEQFLQRSWPLVRWIPVFLSPVTWLSWKIDEFSHRLAGKEENKNGREANISEEILSVVEEGARGGILESEAGKMIQRVMELQDEDVGAIMTQRMDMEYISVTATLDEALLKFIDVGHSRIPVIGESTDDIVGILYARELLKHYSKENQNLNSAEQLTIKDLMFTPFYIPETTGIDSLLETMQKEHVHMAIVIDEYGGVAGLVTMEDVLEEIVGDIVDEFDEEEEQMIFELGENLVEVDARVHIDDLNEQYDYGLPEGKDFDTIGGFVITQFGKVPLPGETMTWQQLRIEVIESDERRISKLRIELDPSLMEEIDADV; the protein is encoded by the coding sequence ATGGTCCCGCTGGTTATTACCGTACTCATCGCCTTGATCCTGTTTTCAGGTTTACTGGGCTTTTCTCTGAGAGATTTCTCTCGCAGCCGACTGGAAACACTTTGTACTGAGGCGGGAGTCCCAGATCGATTCAGCGAAATTCTACGTTCACACCCCACAGTCCTCCTGGCCGCTGATATCTGTTATCTGACAGGTGTTATTCTCCTCTCAATTATCCTGACGCGACTGTATATACACATACCGGCCGAATTCAATTCACTGGTTGTCACCGCCCAGTTTGCGGCTGAGTTGCTACTAGGTCTTTTGACTGCCATTCTGGTTATGTTAACCCTCCCCTGGACCCTGTCCCGTATCGCAGGAGAACAATTCCTGCAACGATCCTGGCCACTGGTACGCTGGATCCCCGTTTTCCTGAGCCCAGTCACGTGGCTGTCCTGGAAAATCGATGAATTCTCACACCGGTTGGCAGGGAAAGAAGAGAACAAGAACGGCCGCGAGGCAAACATCAGTGAAGAAATCCTCTCGGTAGTAGAAGAAGGAGCCCGAGGAGGCATTCTGGAGTCGGAAGCAGGCAAGATGATCCAGCGAGTGATGGAACTGCAGGATGAGGACGTCGGAGCTATCATGACCCAGCGAATGGATATGGAATACATTTCCGTAACTGCAACGCTGGATGAAGCGCTGCTCAAATTTATCGATGTAGGACATTCCCGGATCCCTGTAATTGGAGAATCTACAGACGACATCGTCGGCATTCTCTATGCCCGGGAACTTCTTAAGCATTACTCCAAAGAAAATCAGAACCTGAACTCAGCGGAACAGCTCACGATCAAGGATCTGATGTTTACCCCCTTCTACATCCCTGAAACGACCGGAATCGATTCTCTGCTGGAAACCATGCAGAAAGAACATGTTCACATGGCAATCGTTATCGACGAATACGGCGGAGTAGCGGGTCTCGTCACCATGGAAGATGTTCTCGAAGAAATTGTGGGGGATATCGTCGATGAATTTGATGAAGAAGAGGAGCAGATGATTTTTGAACTGGGTGAAAACCTGGTGGAAGTCGATGCCCGCGTTCATATCGATGATCTGAATGAACAATATGATTATGGGCTGCCTGAAGGCAAAGACTTCGATACGATTGGAGGATTCGTAATCACCCAGTTCGGTAAAGTCCCGCTACCGGGAGAAACCATGACCTGGCAACAGTTGCGTATTGAGGTCATCGAGTCGGACGAACGCAGAATCAGTAAGCTACGTATCGAACTTGACCCCTCTCTGATGGAAGAAATCGACGCTGACGTCTAG
- a CDS encoding Swt1 family HEPN domain-containing protein produces MAGDNERIKLTLELLGTGLYPVIEQEMKSVYQDTWIDRAKESFRNSPLTSQPEGDAIRWDAHSTLLILWDHWNSVFRNRFTPLERSFVGELREYRNRWAHQSQINTDDTLRILDTAARLLSAAGARKEAQQLQKERDQLLYQILQYQEQVIVDSPDNRRERLRDAIVFLVCGIVIDLGIFFSYGTGGLAILFAIFVTAVFVFLAYQRWVTPDKPSYGAHECTNCGKIIYGESCPYCSETTVNT; encoded by the coding sequence GTGGCAGGTGATAATGAGCGCATCAAACTGACTCTGGAGTTACTGGGGACAGGACTCTATCCCGTCATTGAGCAGGAAATGAAATCGGTTTACCAGGACACCTGGATTGACCGTGCCAAAGAGAGTTTCCGTAACTCTCCCCTGACTTCACAGCCTGAAGGTGACGCAATCCGCTGGGACGCGCACTCAACACTTCTGATTTTGTGGGATCACTGGAACAGCGTCTTTCGTAACCGTTTCACTCCTCTGGAACGCAGCTTTGTGGGCGAACTGAGAGAGTATCGAAACCGCTGGGCTCATCAGAGCCAGATTAACACTGACGATACACTCCGTATTCTGGATACCGCTGCCCGTTTGCTGTCCGCCGCTGGTGCGAGGAAAGAAGCACAGCAACTCCAGAAAGAACGTGATCAATTGCTGTATCAGATCCTGCAGTACCAGGAGCAGGTAATTGTCGATTCCCCGGATAACCGCAGGGAGCGTCTGCGTGATGCGATCGTCTTTCTTGTCTGCGGAATCGTGATCGATCTGGGAATCTTCTTTTCTTACGGCACTGGTGGTTTGGCAATTCTGTTTGCTATCTTCGTCACAGCCGTATTCGTGTTTCTGGCTTACCAGCGCTGGGTAACACCTGATAAGCCATCCTACGGTGCACACGAATGCACGAATTGTGGGAAAATTATCTACGGAGAGTCCTGCCCATATTGCAGTGAAACGACGGTGAATACATAA
- a CDS encoding cupin domain-containing protein yields MQESTQKKYHVADFAQIEGTACPCGTARRAFADVDEFPGTLHVTEISETAELHYHRKLTETYYFLECGEDAQMQLDDEIIPVHAGMSIVIPPGVRHRAIGTMKIINIVFPKFDPADEWLD; encoded by the coding sequence ATGCAGGAATCGACTCAAAAAAAATATCACGTTGCTGACTTCGCTCAGATCGAAGGGACCGCTTGCCCTTGTGGAACTGCCCGCCGTGCATTTGCTGATGTGGATGAGTTTCCCGGAACCCTGCACGTTACCGAGATCTCAGAAACAGCTGAGCTGCACTATCATCGCAAACTGACAGAGACGTACTACTTCCTGGAGTGTGGTGAAGATGCTCAAATGCAACTCGATGACGAAATCATCCCTGTACACGCCGGAATGTCTATCGTAATACCTCCCGGGGTCCGTCATCGCGCTATCGGCACCATGAAAATTATCAACATCGTTTTTCCGAAGTTCGACCCTGCTGATGAATGGCTCGATTGA
- the xerC gene encoding tyrosine recombinase XerC, whose product MHDAIDSFLRYLDIERNASELTLKSYSEDLGSLLEYLTEYEETLLSPDQIGISELRRYVAYLHECQYEKTTIARRLACLRSFFRYCCREGFTQTNPAKPLRTPRTGRKLPHFLTTDQIGALLEAPPANQKMGLRDRAILETLYSAGLRVSELVALNVSDWDQDANIIRVLGKGRKERIAPIGSYAAKALQRWTAEREGKPEFHPDADALFLNRLKTRLTSRSVGRMLEKYLLQTGLDKKTSPHTLRHSFATHLLDGGADLRSVQEMLGHKSLTTTQIYTHVSTARLRETYEKAHPHAQKQYKKR is encoded by the coding sequence CTGCACGATGCGATTGACAGTTTCCTCAGGTACCTCGATATCGAACGAAATGCATCTGAACTGACCTTGAAATCGTATTCAGAAGACTTGGGAAGCCTGCTGGAATATCTGACCGAGTACGAAGAGACGCTCCTGTCGCCCGATCAGATCGGAATCAGCGAATTACGACGTTACGTCGCGTACTTACATGAGTGTCAGTACGAAAAGACTACGATTGCCAGACGCCTGGCGTGCCTGCGGAGTTTTTTTCGTTACTGTTGCCGCGAAGGATTCACTCAAACGAATCCGGCCAAGCCGCTACGAACTCCGCGGACCGGAAGAAAACTGCCTCATTTTTTAACAACAGATCAGATTGGTGCGCTCCTGGAAGCGCCACCTGCCAATCAGAAAATGGGCTTAAGAGACAGAGCCATTCTGGAAACGCTGTATTCAGCAGGGCTACGTGTTTCCGAACTCGTGGCACTCAATGTAAGCGACTGGGATCAGGATGCAAATATCATTCGAGTGCTTGGAAAAGGCCGCAAGGAACGTATTGCTCCCATCGGCAGTTATGCCGCCAAAGCACTCCAGCGCTGGACAGCAGAACGTGAGGGTAAGCCAGAATTTCATCCTGATGCAGATGCTCTTTTTCTGAACCGGCTAAAAACGCGACTGACATCTCGTAGCGTCGGCCGGATGCTGGAGAAATACCTGCTGCAGACAGGCCTGGATAAAAAGACCAGCCCACATACACTGCGGCACAGCTTCGCTACACATCTACTGGATGGCGGTGCCGATTTGAGAAGTGTTCAGGAAATGCTGGGGCACAAAAGTCTGACAACCACACAGATCTACACCCACGTCAGCACTGCCCGCCTGCGAGAGACCTATGAAAAAGCCCACCCGCATGCTCAAAAGCAATATAAGAAACGCTGA
- the ybeY gene encoding rRNA maturation RNase YbeY, translating into MNTTDQYQIDIQNSQNLLAIDEPQLQDAVRYLLEAEQVTQAEISLAIVDNPTIRELNQQYLSHDYDTDVLSFLLECSQNESLDQSVIRGAGKSIEGEVIISAEMAISMAEQYHWSAADEFLLYVVHGLLHLCGYDDLSEEELKVMRAREQQIFDRWKLQIPRREE; encoded by the coding sequence ATGAACACAACCGACCAGTATCAGATCGATATCCAGAACTCTCAAAATCTTCTCGCGATTGATGAGCCCCAGCTTCAAGACGCAGTCCGCTACCTGCTGGAAGCAGAGCAGGTAACCCAGGCAGAGATCAGTCTGGCGATTGTGGATAACCCCACAATCAGGGAATTGAATCAGCAATATCTGTCACACGATTATGACACGGACGTGCTCAGTTTTCTGCTGGAGTGCTCCCAGAACGAAAGTCTGGACCAATCAGTCATCAGAGGAGCAGGGAAGTCGATAGAAGGTGAAGTCATTATCTCAGCAGAGATGGCGATTTCCATGGCCGAACAATACCACTGGTCCGCTGCAGATGAATTTCTACTGTATGTCGTGCACGGATTGTTGCATCTGTGTGGTTACGACGACCTGTCGGAAGAGGAATTAAAAGTGATGAGAGCCCGCGAACAGCAGATTTTTGATCGCTGGAAATTACAGATTCCTCGCCGCGAAGAGTGA
- the dusB gene encoding tRNA dihydrouridine synthase DusB, with protein sequence MNQTLPPKPASRPAVCYGTLKLESRYLLSPLAGYTNLPFRRIVRELGGVGLATTDLVNARGLLEGSEKTLQLIQTCPEDSPFAVQIFGSKPEYMRDAAQLLESRGVDSIDINMGCPVNRIVKGGAGASMMCRPSDTVSLVQTVVDAVKIPVTVKMRLGWDDSDLSAPFFAREFEQVGIVAVAIHGRTREQGFKGTVNHDGIRQVVEAVESIPVIGNGDVTSIADADFMLKTTGCAGVSIGRGALANPWIFRQLVQWEQTGDCDPPGNFDERLELLLRQFRYLLEMTTENRAISMFRKMGHWYLKSMRVKPALRHEFQCAQTLADFDQAIRNIASQGPTSGSRTGTLPDMHIPVPGGPVERW encoded by the coding sequence ATGAATCAAACTTTACCCCCTAAGCCCGCGTCTCGTCCTGCCGTCTGTTATGGGACTCTTAAGCTCGAGTCGCGATATCTCCTTTCTCCATTAGCGGGCTATACAAATTTACCTTTTCGACGAATTGTCAGAGAACTGGGTGGTGTCGGGCTGGCAACCACCGATCTGGTGAATGCACGGGGCCTGCTGGAAGGAAGTGAGAAAACGCTTCAGTTGATTCAAACCTGTCCAGAGGACTCCCCCTTCGCAGTGCAAATCTTCGGTAGTAAACCGGAATACATGCGGGATGCGGCACAGTTACTTGAGTCCCGCGGGGTCGATTCCATCGATATTAATATGGGTTGCCCGGTGAATCGGATTGTCAAGGGGGGCGCCGGGGCCAGTATGATGTGTCGCCCCAGTGACACAGTTTCCCTGGTGCAGACTGTAGTAGATGCTGTCAAAATTCCCGTCACAGTCAAGATGCGGCTCGGTTGGGATGATTCTGATTTATCAGCCCCCTTCTTTGCCCGGGAGTTCGAGCAGGTGGGAATCGTGGCAGTTGCCATCCATGGTCGTACTCGCGAGCAGGGGTTTAAGGGAACTGTAAATCATGATGGCATCCGGCAAGTCGTAGAAGCTGTAGAGTCCATTCCCGTAATAGGCAATGGTGATGTCACCTCGATCGCGGATGCGGATTTCATGCTGAAAACGACAGGTTGTGCAGGGGTATCGATTGGACGCGGAGCACTGGCAAACCCATGGATCTTCAGGCAGCTCGTGCAATGGGAGCAGACAGGGGACTGTGATCCCCCGGGTAATTTTGATGAGCGGCTTGAACTCCTCTTAAGGCAGTTTCGCTATCTGTTGGAGATGACCACCGAGAATCGGGCGATCTCCATGTTTCGGAAAATGGGGCACTGGTATTTGAAATCGATGCGCGTCAAACCGGCATTGCGACATGAATTCCAGTGTGCCCAGACACTGGCAGACTTTGATCAGGCGATCCGCAATATTGCGTCGCAAGGACCCACTTCCGGATCGCGGACAGGCACATTACCTGATATGCATATCCCCGTGCCTGGTGGGCCGGTGGAACGCTGGTAA
- a CDS encoding ornithine cyclodeaminase, whose amino-acid sequence MGDTTDKPSDLQKQSSLSVSEEIELQGHIIDSLLLPKILDEITVLGGDFSIDEISIGHSRSDSSRAQIKVTAPNEETLQTILTQIAQHGAVPLEQHDCLLAQADMGGAFPEGFYCTTNQKTEIRVDGNWIPVSLQEMDCGIVVSKDHKSAHCLPMADVQEGELVVLGTRGTRVFPIDRGAPEVAGFSFMNSTVSSEKPKGVTVREIAAEMRRAKQGAGKILVVAGPAVVHTGSRAYFSELIREGYVNLLFAGNALATHDIEESFYGTSLGISMEHGGSSEEGHEHHLRSINRIRRLGSIQNAVEQGVLTSGIMYECVKNQVPFLLAGSIRDDGPLPDVITDTVDAQRKMREMVEGVSFCLMIATTLHSIAVGNLLPASVRVVCVDINPATVTKLADRGTFQTVGLVTDVEPFLRVLLDEINKSS is encoded by the coding sequence ATGGGTGATACAACCGATAAACCATCCGATCTCCAAAAGCAGAGTTCACTCAGTGTCAGCGAAGAAATCGAATTACAGGGCCATATCATCGACAGTCTGCTCCTGCCCAAGATTCTGGATGAAATTACGGTTTTAGGTGGTGATTTCTCGATTGATGAGATTTCAATTGGTCATTCCCGGTCTGACAGCAGTCGAGCCCAGATCAAAGTCACGGCCCCCAATGAAGAAACGCTGCAGACAATCCTGACTCAGATTGCCCAGCATGGGGCCGTTCCCTTGGAACAGCATGACTGTCTTCTGGCACAGGCTGACATGGGTGGTGCATTCCCGGAAGGGTTCTATTGCACAACCAATCAGAAAACCGAGATCCGTGTAGATGGAAACTGGATTCCGGTATCGCTACAGGAAATGGATTGCGGCATCGTGGTGAGTAAAGATCATAAATCAGCTCACTGCCTGCCGATGGCTGATGTTCAGGAGGGTGAACTGGTCGTACTGGGTACCCGGGGCACTCGTGTCTTTCCCATAGATCGAGGTGCACCGGAGGTTGCCGGTTTTTCATTCATGAACAGTACAGTTTCAAGTGAGAAACCCAAGGGCGTTACCGTCCGTGAAATCGCCGCCGAGATGCGACGCGCGAAACAGGGGGCCGGAAAGATACTGGTGGTCGCCGGTCCTGCGGTAGTACATACCGGGAGTAGAGCTTATTTCAGCGAGTTAATCAGGGAAGGGTATGTCAATCTGCTGTTCGCCGGGAACGCTCTGGCCACCCACGACATCGAAGAATCGTTTTACGGGACCAGCCTGGGAATCTCAATGGAACATGGTGGATCCAGTGAAGAAGGTCACGAACACCATTTACGATCAATCAACCGGATTCGTCGTCTGGGTAGTATTCAAAATGCAGTTGAGCAGGGGGTCTTAACATCAGGGATCATGTATGAATGCGTGAAGAATCAGGTCCCCTTCCTGCTGGCGGGAAGTATTCGTGATGATGGCCCCTTGCCGGATGTCATCACAGATACGGTCGATGCGCAGCGAAAAATGCGTGAAATGGTAGAGGGAGTCTCTTTCTGTCTGATGATCGCTACCACTCTGCATTCGATCGCTGTCGGGAATCTGTTACCGGCCAGTGTCAGAGTGGTCTGTGTGGATATTAACCCGGCTACTGTCACTAAACTGGCAGATCGCGGCACGTTTCAGACAGTCGGGCTGGTTACTGATGTGGAACCTTTTCTCAGAGTGCTGCTCGATGAAATCAATAAATCATCGTAA